A single region of the Polyodon spathula isolate WHYD16114869_AA chromosome 12, ASM1765450v1, whole genome shotgun sequence genome encodes:
- the LOC121324827 gene encoding zinc finger CCCH domain-containing protein 14-like isoform X2: MEIGTEISKKIRAAIKGKLQELGAYVDEELPDYIMVMVANKKNAQQMADDLSLFLGNNTVKFTVWLHGVLEKLRSVAVEPLNEKPQPMYTDSSTLSLSRKSRLTASGHNERRGDEARALTVSSSRSERHDSRVSTSSSQEHVISSGGSSSERNVPRLMSTVKPLMELSSAEAVIDIKPEPDDDLIDEDLNIVADAASSSAARKKPLVTVTYSSARPSAELYKAPGSSQHSLMTSDNSSHSSSQTAESRGFGHKPVEILRSTESASGTFNRLAENYVSRSTKPNVDRISREEEVSRKRKVPVISSVVKVGKSGTEGQDSEEVREEEEVEDEDEDEEEESYVSRTGSLSSSVSVPSKPERRPSLPPSKQANRNLILKAISEAQKSVSKTTSYPPVSQRQMVPVAPRTRMTSEITNAVTQHVQENLHHPDPRLQVETSEETGLQRLPVQSRSLVSRLQLDAPEETLSSLQEVGEMGDRKPDDTRSFILKRAVLDEVRTLQSRLGAQHMERVPALPARLVQTRDAHESRRSSSPKFIVTLDGVPSPPGFTPDQEEAEAVLKEKMKTAKTSVPHNQLEKKHKLMSQQGLARELPVDYSDDEVEVDHGPVKRQKVLERCKFWPVCKSGDDCPYHHPKTLCKTFPNCKFGEKCLFIHPNCKYDAKCTKPDCPFTHTGRRGPAPPVKAPAPSVSGNVCHFFPECKSMDCRFYHPKPCRFTTQCKRLDCSFYHPTVSLPPRHALKWTRAQNS; encoded by the exons ATGGAGATAGGCACGGAGATCAGTAAGAAAATAAGG GCTGCTATTAAGGGGAAATTACAAGAACTGGGTGCCTATGtgg ACGAAGAGCTACCTGATTACATCATGGTGATGGTTGCCAACAAAAAGAATGCCCAGCAGATGGCTGACGACCTTTCTCTCTTTCTGGGCAACAATACTGTAAAATTTACTGTATG gttacACGGTGTGCTAGAAAAACTGCGTTCTGTTGCTGTTG AACCCCTGAATGAAAAGCCCCAGCCTATGTACACAGACTCCAGCACATTGTCACTGTCAAGAAAAAGCAGATTGACAGCTAGTGGGCACAATGAGCGGAGAGGAGACGAGGCTCGTGCGCTGACAGTCTCTAGCTCACGATCAGAAAGACATGACTCCAGGGTTTCTACAAGCTCATCACAGGAGCACGTCATTTCCAGTGGAGG ATCCTCATCAGAAAGGAATGTTCCTCGATTAATGTCAACAGTTAAGCCCCTAATGGAGCTTTCGTCTGCAGAGGCTGTGATTGATATTAAACCTGAACCTGACGATGACCTCATTGATGAAGATCTGAACATTGTAGCAGATGCTGCGTCCTCTTCAGCAGCCAGAAAGAAGCCTTTAGTTACTGTAACCTACAGTTCGGCTCGACCTTCAGCAGAGCTTTACAAGGCTCCAGGAAGCAGCCAACATTCTTTAATGACTTCAGATAACAGCTCACACTCTTCTAGCCAAACAGCGGAGAGCAGGGGATTCGGTCACAAGCCTGTTGAGATCCTCAGGTCCACAGAAAGTGCCTCTGGGACGTTCAACAGGCTTGCAGAAAACTACGTTAGCAGATCCACCAAACCAAATGTTGACAGAATTAGTAGAGAA GAAGAAGTTTCCAGAAAGCGAAAGGTGCCAGTTATCAGTTCGGTGGTGAAAGTGGGTAAATCTGGGACTGAAGGCCAGGACAGTGAGGAAgtgagagaagaggaggaggtggaggacgaggatgaggatgaggaggaggagagttACGTTAGCAGGACTGGCAGTCTCTCAAGCAGTGTCTCTGTGCCCTCCAAACCTGAAAGAAG ACCCTCACTGCCACCTTCAAAGCAAGCTAATAGAAATTTGATATTAAAAGCAATTTCTGAAGCTCAGAAATCTGTGTCAAAGACAACCAGTTACCCTCCag TGTCCCAGAGACAGATGGTTCCCGTTGCCCCCAGAACACGCATGACTAGTGAAATAACCAATGCTGTAACCCAACATGTGCAAGAGAACCTTCACCATCCAGATCCCAGGCTTCAGGTGGAGACTTCAGAAGAGACAGGCTTGCAGAGACTGCCAG ttcagtcaAGATCACTGGTCTCCCGTCTTCAGCTTGATGCACCAGAAGAAACCTTAAGTAGTCTTCAAG AAGTGGGTGAAATGGGAGACAGGAAGCCTGATGACACTCGGTCATTTATCCTAAAGAGAGCCGTGTTGGATGAAGTGAGGACCCTTCAGAGCAGACTCGGAGCACAACACATGGAGAGGGTACCCGCACTGCCGGCACGTTTGGTACAGACAAG agatGCACATGAGTCTCGGAGGTCTTCCAGTCCTAAATTTATCGTTACTTTGGATGGGGTGCCCAGCCCACCAGGATTCACACCTGATCAAGAAGAAGCGGAAGCTGTTTTGAAGGAAAAGATGAAAACAGCCAAGACCAGTGTTCCACACAACCAGTTGGAAAAGAAACACAAGCTTATGTCACAGCAGGGACTAGCAAGGGAATTACCGGTCGATTACTCTGATG ATGAGGTGGAAGTAGATCATGGTCCTGTAAAACGTCAGAAAGTACTGGAGCGTTGCAAGTTCTGGCCGGTCTGTAAAAGTGGAGATGATTGCCCATACCATCACCCAAAAACATTGTGCAA GACATTTCCCAATTGCAAGTTTGGAGAgaagtgtttgtttattcatcCAAACTGTAAATATGATGCTAAGTGCACCAAGCCGGACTGTCCATTCACTCACACTGGACGAAGAGGTCCAGCACCACCAGTTAAAGCACCAG cACCGTCAGTATCTGGCAATGTATGTCATTTCTTTCCAGAGTGCAAGAGCATGGACTGCCGGTTTTATCACCCTAaa cCTTGCAGATTTACCACTCAATGTAAGAGACTTGACTGCAGTTTCTATCATCCAACGGTTTCATTACCTCCACGACACGCTCTTAAATGGACAAGAGCCCAAAACAG TTAA
- the LOC121324827 gene encoding zinc finger CCCH domain-containing protein 14-like isoform X1, giving the protein MEIGTEISKKIRAAIKGKLQELGAYVDEELPDYIMVMVANKKNAQQMADDLSLFLGNNTVKFTVWLHGVLEKLRSVAVEPLNEKPQPMYTDSSTLSLSRKSRLTASGHNERRGDEARALTVSSSRSERHDSRVSTSSSQEHVISSGGSSSERNVPRLMSTVKPLMELSSAEAVIDIKPEPDDDLIDEDLNIVADAASSSAARKKPLVTVTYSSARPSAELYKAPGSSQHSLMTSDNSSHSSSQTAESRGFGHKPVEILRSTESASGTFNRLAENYVSRSTKPNVDRISREEEVSRKRKVPVISSVVKVGKSGTEGQDSEEVREEEEVEDEDEDEEEESYVSRTGSLSSSVSVPSKPERRPSLPPSKQANRNLILKAISEAQKSVSKTTSYPPVSQRQMVPVAPRTRMTSEITNAVTQHVQENLHHPDPRLQVETSEETGLQRLPVQSRSLVSRLQLDAPEETLSSLQEVGEMGDRKPDDTRSFILKRAVLDEVRTLQSRLGAQHMERVPALPARLVQTSRDAHESRRSSSPKFIVTLDGVPSPPGFTPDQEEAEAVLKEKMKTAKTSVPHNQLEKKHKLMSQQGLARELPVDYSDDEVEVDHGPVKRQKVLERCKFWPVCKSGDDCPYHHPKTLCKTFPNCKFGEKCLFIHPNCKYDAKCTKPDCPFTHTGRRGPAPPVKAPAPSVSGNVCHFFPECKSMDCRFYHPKPCRFTTQCKRLDCSFYHPTVSLPPRHALKWTRAQNS; this is encoded by the exons ATGGAGATAGGCACGGAGATCAGTAAGAAAATAAGG GCTGCTATTAAGGGGAAATTACAAGAACTGGGTGCCTATGtgg ACGAAGAGCTACCTGATTACATCATGGTGATGGTTGCCAACAAAAAGAATGCCCAGCAGATGGCTGACGACCTTTCTCTCTTTCTGGGCAACAATACTGTAAAATTTACTGTATG gttacACGGTGTGCTAGAAAAACTGCGTTCTGTTGCTGTTG AACCCCTGAATGAAAAGCCCCAGCCTATGTACACAGACTCCAGCACATTGTCACTGTCAAGAAAAAGCAGATTGACAGCTAGTGGGCACAATGAGCGGAGAGGAGACGAGGCTCGTGCGCTGACAGTCTCTAGCTCACGATCAGAAAGACATGACTCCAGGGTTTCTACAAGCTCATCACAGGAGCACGTCATTTCCAGTGGAGG ATCCTCATCAGAAAGGAATGTTCCTCGATTAATGTCAACAGTTAAGCCCCTAATGGAGCTTTCGTCTGCAGAGGCTGTGATTGATATTAAACCTGAACCTGACGATGACCTCATTGATGAAGATCTGAACATTGTAGCAGATGCTGCGTCCTCTTCAGCAGCCAGAAAGAAGCCTTTAGTTACTGTAACCTACAGTTCGGCTCGACCTTCAGCAGAGCTTTACAAGGCTCCAGGAAGCAGCCAACATTCTTTAATGACTTCAGATAACAGCTCACACTCTTCTAGCCAAACAGCGGAGAGCAGGGGATTCGGTCACAAGCCTGTTGAGATCCTCAGGTCCACAGAAAGTGCCTCTGGGACGTTCAACAGGCTTGCAGAAAACTACGTTAGCAGATCCACCAAACCAAATGTTGACAGAATTAGTAGAGAA GAAGAAGTTTCCAGAAAGCGAAAGGTGCCAGTTATCAGTTCGGTGGTGAAAGTGGGTAAATCTGGGACTGAAGGCCAGGACAGTGAGGAAgtgagagaagaggaggaggtggaggacgaggatgaggatgaggaggaggagagttACGTTAGCAGGACTGGCAGTCTCTCAAGCAGTGTCTCTGTGCCCTCCAAACCTGAAAGAAG ACCCTCACTGCCACCTTCAAAGCAAGCTAATAGAAATTTGATATTAAAAGCAATTTCTGAAGCTCAGAAATCTGTGTCAAAGACAACCAGTTACCCTCCag TGTCCCAGAGACAGATGGTTCCCGTTGCCCCCAGAACACGCATGACTAGTGAAATAACCAATGCTGTAACCCAACATGTGCAAGAGAACCTTCACCATCCAGATCCCAGGCTTCAGGTGGAGACTTCAGAAGAGACAGGCTTGCAGAGACTGCCAG ttcagtcaAGATCACTGGTCTCCCGTCTTCAGCTTGATGCACCAGAAGAAACCTTAAGTAGTCTTCAAG AAGTGGGTGAAATGGGAGACAGGAAGCCTGATGACACTCGGTCATTTATCCTAAAGAGAGCCGTGTTGGATGAAGTGAGGACCCTTCAGAGCAGACTCGGAGCACAACACATGGAGAGGGTACCCGCACTGCCGGCACGTTTGGTACAGACAAG tagagatGCACATGAGTCTCGGAGGTCTTCCAGTCCTAAATTTATCGTTACTTTGGATGGGGTGCCCAGCCCACCAGGATTCACACCTGATCAAGAAGAAGCGGAAGCTGTTTTGAAGGAAAAGATGAAAACAGCCAAGACCAGTGTTCCACACAACCAGTTGGAAAAGAAACACAAGCTTATGTCACAGCAGGGACTAGCAAGGGAATTACCGGTCGATTACTCTGATG ATGAGGTGGAAGTAGATCATGGTCCTGTAAAACGTCAGAAAGTACTGGAGCGTTGCAAGTTCTGGCCGGTCTGTAAAAGTGGAGATGATTGCCCATACCATCACCCAAAAACATTGTGCAA GACATTTCCCAATTGCAAGTTTGGAGAgaagtgtttgtttattcatcCAAACTGTAAATATGATGCTAAGTGCACCAAGCCGGACTGTCCATTCACTCACACTGGACGAAGAGGTCCAGCACCACCAGTTAAAGCACCAG cACCGTCAGTATCTGGCAATGTATGTCATTTCTTTCCAGAGTGCAAGAGCATGGACTGCCGGTTTTATCACCCTAaa cCTTGCAGATTTACCACTCAATGTAAGAGACTTGACTGCAGTTTCTATCATCCAACGGTTTCATTACCTCCACGACACGCTCTTAAATGGACAAGAGCCCAAAACAG TTAA